The Terriglobia bacterium DNA window ACCCATCCACCAGGTCACGACAGGAACGCCGTCCGTGAAATGGACGACGGCGGCAATGACACCGGCGCCGGCGGGAATCGGCATTCCGACAAAATACTTTTTGCCGGGGCGGCCAGGATTCGAGGGCTGCGGGTTTACCTGGATGTTAAAGCGGGCCAGGCGGCTGGCGCCGGCGACCAGGAACAAGAAAGTCGCAATCGCACCCAGTTGCACCACGCGGGCGATGAGATCGGCGCCGTTGAGCGGCGCGAGCAGGCGGAAGCCCCACATCCAGGCCAGAAACGCGGGCGCGACCCCAAAGGTGATGACGTCGGCGAGGGAATCAAACTCGCGGCCGAAATCGCTTACTGTGTTGGTCATGCGCGCGATGCGGCCGTCGAGACCGTCGAAGACGATGGCGAAACCGATGGCCTTGGCGGCATTGTCGTAATGCCAGGGCTCGGCCGCCGAGCCCTGGATGGAATGGTAAAGAGCGTAGTAGCCCAGAGCCATGTTGAGCGTGGTAAACAGCGAGGGCAGTAGATGGATGCCCTTGCGGAAACGGCGCGAGCGCGGCGGACGGTCGTCGGCACGGCGGTATTCGGCAGTCACCGGAGGACTCCCTTCTTGCGCTCTGGGTTTCGCGGCTCACGCTCCGGCGGCGCCGGCACGCATACGGGAGCGAGGGCAAGGATACTTGACCCGCCGGAAACATGCTGGCCGACTGTCACCTGCACGCTGGCAGCGGCGTCGAAGATGACGTCGCAGCGCGAACCAAACTTGATCAGGCCGATGCGCTCGCCACGCGCGACCGCGTCGCCGACGCGCTTGGTGAAGACGATGCGTCGCGCGATCAGGCCGGCAATCTGCTTGAAGACGACCGCCTGGCGGCCATCGTCCAGGGTCACGATGTTCTGCTCGTTGCAGTCAGCGCTCGCGGCGCCCATGGCGTTCTTGAACAGCCCCTTGCGGTATTGCACATCGCGGATGACGCCTCCGATGGGCGAGCGGTTGACGTGCACGTCAAAGACGCTGAGAAAGATGCTGATGCGGGTGCGCGACCGGCCATCCTGCTCGACGCTGACAATGTCGGTGACACGTCCGTCGCCGGGAGAGACGATCGCATCCTCGATGGCCGGAATCTGGCG harbors:
- a CDS encoding phosphatidylcholine/phosphatidylserine synthase, with product MALGYYALYHSIQGSAAEPWHYDNAAKAIGFAIVFDGLDGRIARMTNTVSDFGREFDSLADVITFGVAPAFLAWMWGFRLLAPLNGADLIARVVQLGAIATFLFLVAGASRLARFNIQVNPQPSNPGRPGKKYFVGMPIPAGAGVIAAVVHFTDGVPVVTWWMGLIWAALVFVTGYLMISTWRFYSFKDIDFRSRRPFWVVVIVAGVIACIRYFSEYFLFLLALFYMLSGVLARLMYILRRRGSPPPPPLEATPVR
- a CDS encoding phosphatidylserine decarboxylase; its protein translation is MVRDGYYYALASLVVAGLIAWLASPPWAVIPLAFGAFCAWFFRDPERQIPAIEDAIVSPGDGRVTDIVSVEQDGRSRTRISIFLSVFDVHVNRSPIGGVIRDVQYRKGLFKNAMGAASADCNEQNIVTLDDGRQAVVFKQIAGLIARRIVFTKRVGDAVARGERIGLIKFGSRCDVIFDAAASVQVTVGQHVSGGSSILALAPVCVPAPPEREPRNPERKKGVLR